One part of the Acipenser ruthenus chromosome 55, fAciRut3.2 maternal haplotype, whole genome shotgun sequence genome encodes these proteins:
- the LOC131723423 gene encoding uncharacterized protein LOC131723423, whose translation MADASPGESFADNLAFLRDTERCQLWYSELLKSGWAPTTVHSYLTDVASFLRYLLEARLPSVCARKRHLKALLFLLNAFRRAGQRELILHRQKVAELGQQRLIPKGHLKQFDTRCNKLIPDLLHLAETGLMNVVPTLVGMICGKLMIHNGHRRGVLMNMTAGEVECAHHHDNQFHVRVYDHKTAAKYGAAVLVVSAREHGWLLRFSVLRATLPGYHRHPRSFFFTGGGKPVANMGRHLSRAWEACGIGKRVTAGMIRSAVATYTWATHGEVSKVTVSRHMTHSLQTQASFYVHDEAPANHQQARRLIEQSLDICETDPLRSPEMGSA comes from the exons ATGGCAGATGCTTCCCCGGGCGAGTCTTTCGCTGACAATCTGGCGTTCCTCAGGGACACCGAGAGATGTCAACT GTGGTACTCGGAGCTGCTGAAGTCGGGGTGGGCGCCCACTACGGTCCACAGTTATCTGACGGACGTAGCGAGCTTCCTCCGTTACCTCTTGGAGGCCCGACTGCCCAGCGTTTGTGCGAGGAAAAGGCACCTGAAGGCCCTGTTGTTTCTGCTCAATGCATTCCGCAGAGCAGGACAACGTGAGCTCATCCTGCACCGCCAGAAAGTTGCCGAGCTCGGACAAC AACGGTTGATTCCGAAGGGCCACCTCAAGCAATTTGACACGCGTTGCAACAAGCTGATCCCAGATCTCCTCCATCTCGCTGAGACGGGGCTCATGAACGTGGTGCCGACCCTGGTTGGAATGATCTGCGGTAAGCTGATGATCCATAACGGTCACCGAAGGGGCGTTCTGATGAACATGACGGCCGGTGAGGTGGAGTGTGCCCACCACCACGATAATCAGTTCCACGTACGGGTGTACGATCACAAGACAGCGGCAAAATACGGTGCGGCTGTGTTGGTGGTTAGCGCCAGAGAGCACGGTTGGTTGCTGAGATTCTCCGTTCTCAGAGCCACTCTCCCTGGGTACCATCGCCATCCGCGTTCGTTTTTTTTCACCGGCGGCGGCAAACCGGTTGCAAATATGGGCCGTCATCTCAGTAGAGCGTGGGAGGCCTGCGGTATTGGCAAGAGGGTCACAGCCGGGATGATTCGCAGTGCTGTAGCTACATAT ACTTGGGCTACTCACGGGGAGGTGAGCAAAGTGACCGTCTCCCGGCACATGACCCACAGCCTGCAGACCCAGGCATCGTTCTATGTCCACGATGAGGCTCCCGCTAACCATCAGCAGGCTCGGCGTCTGATCGAACAGAGCCTGGATATCTGCGAGACAGATCCTTTGCGAAGCCCAGAGATGGGCTCGGCCTGA